The stretch of DNA NNNNNNNNNNNNNNNNNNNNNNNNNNNNNNNNNNNNNNNNNNNNNNNNNNNNNNNNNNNNNNNNNNNNNNNNNNNNNNNNNNNNNNNNNNNNNNNNNNNNNNNNNNNNNNNNNNNNNNNNNNNNNNNNNNNNNNNNNNNNNNNNNNNNNNNNNNNNNNNNNNNNNNNNNNNNNNNNNNNNNNNNNNNNNNNNNNNNNNNNNNNNNNNNNNNNNNNNNNNNNNNNNNNNNNNNNNNNNNNNNNNNNNNNNNNNNNNNNNNNNNNNNNNNNNNNNNNNNNNNNNNNNNNNNNNNNNNNNNNNNNNNNNNNNNNNNNNNNNNNgtgtgtgtgtgtgtgtgtgtgtgtgtgtgtgtgtgtgtgtgtgtgtgtgtgcgtgtgtgtggtagaaatctacggatgcacaaattcacaaaatggataaaatgaaacaaatatggacgacttgttccaAAACACCCCCGAGTGgagaacagttctcaaaaataaccccctCTTGTTTTCCCAAAAAATTCCTATgtcctcggaatctacatagtccgaggtatatttgtagaggatttcattaacaaaaatatccattttcttcaaaGTTAAGAagaattgaagtggactccggtgaattttccgaaatttccACCCCCACTCCCTCCTAAATTACTTTTCCcaaaaagttttgtatattcgaAATctacacatattcgtagaaactttcatttaaaaatatccatttttctgaaagttatgattaTTCAAAGTCGTGGGAGCAGAAACCTGTAGTTATGCCGGAGAAACTactttgtatggcagtaaaattatgtttttgtgattatattcgttaaaagaccgcttcattcaagtcttccacaggttccttNNNNNNNNNNNNNNNNNNNNNNNNNNNNNNNNNNNNNNNNNNNNNNNNNNNNNNNNNNNNNNNNNNNNNNNNNNNNNNNNNNNNNNNNNNNNNNNNNNNNNNNNNNNNNNNNNNNNNNNNNNNNNNNNNNNNNNNNNNNNNNNNNNNNNNNNNNNNNNNNNNNNNNNNNNNNNNNNNNNNNNNNNNNNNNNNNNNNNNNNNNNNNNNNNNNNNNNNNNNNNNNNNNNNNNNNNNNNNNNNNNNNNNNNNNNNNNNNNNNNNNNNNNNNNNNNNNNNNNNNNNNNNNNNNNNNNNNNNNNNNNNNNNNNNNNNNNNNNNNNNNNNNNNNNNNNNNNNNNNNNNNNNNNNNNNNNNNNNNNNNNNNNNNNNNNNNNNNNNNNNNNNNNNNNNNNNNNNNNNNNNNNNNNNNNNNNNNNNNNNNNNNNNNNNNNNNNNNNNNNNNNNNNNNNNNNNNNNNNNNNNNNNNNNNNNNNNNNNNNNNNNNNNNNNNNNNNNNNNNNNNNNNNNNNNNNNNNNNNNNNNNNNNNNNNNNNNNNNNNNNNNNNNNNNNNNNNNNNNNNNNNNNNNNNNNNNNNNNNNNNNNNNNNNNNNNNNNNNNNNNNNNNNNNNNNNNNNNNNNNNNNNNNNNNNNNNNNNNNNNNNNNNNNNNNNNNNNNNNNNNNNNNNNNNNNNNNNNNNNNNNNNNNNNNNNNNNNNNNNNNNNNNNNNNNNNNNNNNNNNNNNNNNNNNNNNNNNNNNNNNNNNNNNNNNNNNNNNNNNNNNNNNNNNNNNNNNNNNNNNNNNNNNNNNNNNNNNNNNNNNNNNNNNNNNNNNNNNNNNNNNNNNNNNNNNNNNNNNNNNNNNNNNNNNNNNNNNNNNNNNNNNNNNNNNNNNNNNNNNNNNNNNNNNNNNNNNNNNNNNNNNNNNNNNNNNNNNNNNNNNNNNNNNNNNNNNNNNNNNNNNNNNNNNNNNNNNNNNNNNNNNNNNNNNNNNNNNNNNNNNNNNNNNNNNNNNNNNNNNNNNNNNNNNNNNNNNNNNNNNNNNNNNNNNNNNNNNNNNNNNNNNNNNNNNNNNNNNNNNNNNNNNNNNNNNNNNNNNNNNNNNNNNNNNNNNNNNNNNNNNNNNNNNNNNNNNNNNNNNNNNNNNNNNNNNNNNNNNNNNNNNNNNNNNNNNNNNNNNNNNNNNNNNNNNNNNNNNNNNNNNNNNNNNNNNNNNNNNNNNNNNNNNNNNNNNNNNNNNNNNNNNNNNNNNNNNNNNNNNNNNNNNNNNNNNNNNNNNNNNNNNNNNNNNNNNNNNNNNNNNNNNNNNNNNNNNNNNNNNNNNNNNNNNNNNNNNNNNNNNNNNNNNNNNNNNNNNNNNNNNNNNNNNNNNNNNNNNNNNNNNNNNNNNNNNNNNNNNNNNNNNNNNNNNNNNNNNNNNNNNNNNNNNNNNNNNNNNNNNNNNNNNNNNNNNNNNNNNNNNNNNNNNNNNNNNNNNNNNNNNNNNNNNNNNNNNNNNNNNNNNNNNNNNNNNNNNNNNNNNNNNNNNNNNNNNNNNNNNNNNNNNNNNNNNNNNNNNNNNNNNNNNNNNNNNNNNNNNNNNNNNNNNNNNNNNNNNNNNNNNNNNNNNNNNNNNNNNNNNNNNNNNNNNNNNNNNNNNNNNNNNNNNNNNNNNNNNNNNNNNNNNNNNNNNNNNNNNNNNNNNNNNNNNNNNNNNNNNNNNNNNNNNNNNNNNNNNNNNNNNNNNNNNNNNNNNNNNNNNNNNNNNNNNNNNNNNNNNNNNNNNNNNNNNNNNNNNNNNNNNNNNNNNNNNNNNNNNNNNNNNNNNNNNNNNNNNNNNNNNNNNNNNNNNNNNNNNNNNNNNNNNNNNNNNNNNNNNNNNNNNNNNNNNNNNNNNNNNNNNNNNNNNNNNNNNNNNNNNNNNNNNNNNNNNNNNNNNNNNNNNNNNNNNNNNNNNNNNNNNNNNNNNNNNNNNNNNNNNNNNNNNNNNNNNNNNNNNNNNNNNNNNNNNNNNNNNNNNNNNNNNNNNNNNNNNNNNNNNNNNNNNNNNNNNNNNNNNNNNNNNNNNNNNNNNNNNNNNNNNNNNNNNNNNNNNNNNNNNNNNNNNNNNNNNNNNNNNNNNNNNNNNNNNNNNNNNNNNNNNNNNNNNNNNNNNNNNacccatgtttccaaaggtgaattagtcaaaccccaaagaattcctctcaacacatggctatgatgctcccccactacttctgctcataatcagagatgcacaaataactgacaagcaaatctgtggtattaagcagaatatttgctgtagcccatcttttataccaagacaaaacaatgtacatgataacacttccaatcaattaagatcagaagcaatgACAGCcactaccttattattattattattattattattattattattattattattattattattattattattaatatcattattattattgagtgagagagcaatgtataccatcaaagtgacaccggggtaaaatatatcaagcccagtatacccatcatgactacccgtctgataagggtacaccaggcacatgcatcacaaccatatgcgcgcgacatagtgatctcatatcaagagaaACAGCGCATTACCTTGCTgctggggcccagttagaattttgttcaggtcGAGAAACCCATCACGCTCAAAAGAtctctgaataaagtttgttttgaagatgatgaacaaatacccatgtttccaaagatgaattatccaaaccccaaagaattcttctcagcacaaggctatgatgctcccccactacgtctgctcatgatcagagatgcacatatcgtcagcctctaagggacatgctcaactagctaaggttaagcaactgacaagcaaatctgtggtactgagcagaatatttgatgtagccTATCATttatagcaaaacaaaacaatgtacatgataacactttcagtcattattattattgctattgttgttgtttttgttattattattattattattattattattattattattattattattattattattattattattattattattattattattattattattattattattattatttattatcattaaaggcggcgagctggcagagtcgactttgcctttcatcctttcgaagtggataaattaagtaccagtccagaactggggttgatgtgatcgattgtccccctccccacaaaaattcaggccttgtgcctatagtagaaaggattattattattttgatgtaattgttcaacatctgatagtctgagGGAAATTTCTACtacatcacctgctacaccttcGTGTTGCAaaggtgtgtgcagcattgtgtgttcttttctgctgttgggAGTGTGCAAATTCTTCCCGTTATTGTAttgtgttaatttttgtttttctcttgaggtgtggtgcagtcttttgttgtgtaCAGCTTGTgttgtgttgagtgtgtaatgtaTTGGTTACTGGTTTGCTGGTGggagtttatttcactgggtacTTGCTATATAGAGTGCATCTTGTGTTGgttggttgttttgtttaggttgtattattgaatcgatagtgtcttgcgtaggatgtggaATGTTCCTAGCAGGACTATTTTGgggatagtgtgtagtgttgaggatccacgtatagcttctacgtttttgttcatttgttttttatcAATCCCGATGCTCCAATTAATATTGGCATTGGTTTGCCTTCATacccacatcttgaatacttcaatttcgaggcctttgtactttgacaatttttcCACTTCTTTTTGGACAATATTTTGGTTAGGagggactgcaatgtctatcagtaagcaggtGTTTTTTTTCCCAatctttgattattatgtctggacgattaacttttatttctttgtcggttCGAACCGGCCtatcccagatgattgtggcctAGTCGTTGTCTTGTGCCTTGTTTGGCACATGCTTATACCATCTATCGTCAGCTTTAATGTTGTAatgttggcatattgtccagtggatataactgCTTACTtgtcgtgtctgtatatatattcagacttgGCAAGAACTGGGCAACCCGAGATGGTATTGGTCTTTGCGGCGAGAAATAGTCCTTCCGTTTCAGCTTTTAGTTCAGAGATTTTGAGGATTGTTAGGCTTACTTCTTCTCTGTCAAGTCTTACAGGGTACTGGCCATgaagtgatttttctctccattccttcttcagtatcttttgtaattctgttttcatgttgtttttttgCCGCTTTGACCATTTCTTTTATGTTGTTATCTGAGATCAGTGTGTCAGTGtagtttgtttctattttgtattttgtcgcGTCTTTGAATATAGAGAAAAGGGCTCCCTTTTTCTCGTGTTGCTTTACTACATGCAGTAGTCTTCCACTCTTCGGTTCTAAGTACTTTCCTAGTACAACTGTTGTTATTCTATAGTAGTTCTCTTCTTGTATCAGGCCACAGCCTCCTCCTGAGCAGggtagaaaggatgaaaagcaaaggatgaaaggcaaagtcaacctcggcggaatttgatttcataaagacggacgaaatgccgctaagcatttgcctggcgtgctaacaattctgccagctcttagcgtttttaaaattttgcacaaggccagcaaattcagaggaggagataaattgattacatcgaacccagtgttcaacaggtacttatttcatcggctgcgaaaggatgaaaagcaaagtcgacctcggcggaatttgaactcagaacgttcagATATCAGCCTGATACTTATATTAACAAGATGAGACTGATACCTACATTATATAAGGCTAACTCAATATCTAATACCCACAGTAGAACAGACTAACGCATCATCTGATATGCATATTTTACCAGACTAACATCCCACAAAATATCCACATTTGATCAAACTCACAGCTCTTCATATCcacttaattaatttttaattaattgaaattttggtTATTTCCCCTATACATATgcgttatgtatatacatgtgtttgtgtatatgtaaatatttatatatatatgtgtgtatatttctgtattttgtagGTACCTGAGTCAAGAGATGAGTGTAAGAGTACCGTCAATAAATGCAAGCAGTCGTTACCCTGTACAGCAGATGGCTATGGCTACCAGTTACATGTGTCGTTATTGTGCTAAACAGTTCATCTCAGTGAGAGACATGCAGCTCCATGTTCTACAACACAGTCGAGGCAATGCACCTTTGAACTGTGCAATCTGCAACAAATCATATCGTACACCTTCCAAATTACAACGACATGTTAGAGTGCACAGCGGTGAGAGACCATACATTTGCAACCTATGTGGACGACGATTCACACGTTCCGACCATCTCAAACAACACATGAAGGTTCACTCTCCCAACCGACAGAAAAATATGTGCCGTTTATGCAACGCCCGATTTACTAGTTGCCATTTGTTGGCCACTCACTTGCGCACACATGAGATCCATCAGATTCATCTTTGCAGGTGTTGTGGAGAAGGTTTTCCCACTTCAGATGAGTTGGATCGACACAAAAGACTTCATGACGTTAAAGGTAATATCCGGGCGGCACGGGGGCGCAGAGGCACCAGAGGCAGTATTCATCCCATGATTGCTGACCCGAGACTTGACATAGTGAATCCAAAGAGTGGAATCAGCTTGCATTTAGAACAGGAAACTTTAAATGAGAAGCCAAACTTGCATGGAAGCAAGTGGATAGGTTGTGCAAGGTTCTGCCTGTCTCAGATACCACCAGagagtagtaataacaatagcagcagcaacaacaataacaatgacaaccttgctagcaatgacaacaacaacagtaaaaacaatgataatacagAAATAGAAGCTTTGAAGTCAATTTTTGGTAGTAAAAGTTTAAACAATAACGACAGGGATGAccacaacagcaatgacaaaccAAGTCGGAGAGTGAAGATGAAACTGTCACCTGGTCATGATCAAGAGCAACAGATTAAAGTAAATGATGATAGTAGATCCTTTGAAGTAGAAATAATTGCTGAAGATTTAAGTAAAGAGCGTAGAGACAgtggcaaaattgaaaataagaaaCTAGATTATAGCAATCGTCCAAAAATGGAAGTATCACCCCTATCTCACCAGCCTGACCCTGCGATGATGACCAGCTTATTCAAGGGCAGTCGCAACAATAGGTTACATATATCAGAACACTTTAACATGTCCTTACTACCAAGAGTCTCCTGTGACGACAATTACCAACCAACAGTGATCGGAGGTAACATACCATGCCCTCCTTTTAAAAGAAGTTCAGACAGCCTGAAGGCATTGATCAAACGGGAATCACAAGGGATAGAACCTCATAACATGACTTACACACATAACCTCCTCGGTGCTCCATCTTCACTTACCCGGCCATTCTACATGACATCACATTTTGATCCCCGACTGCAGTTCTCACCTTATACTATCTCCACTGCTTACCTTGATCTCATGTACCACAGCAACACTTCCAACAagagcaacatcaacatcactacCAAGCAGCAACAATTATCAGACATGTCATCGGGCAACCGATGTGAACATTGCCATATTTGGTTTGAAGATTCTGCTATGTTCATGTTACATAACAGTTTACATTCAGCTGATGATGCTGATCCATTCACATgtaaaaaatgtatgaaaaaaatggGAAATCGCCTTGAGTTTACGGCACATTTAATGTGGCACCTTGACCCAGTTATAGGTTGAATAAACATACAGCCTTTGATATGGATAGActaacatacttacatatagacaaataaacattcctacagaaacatatacatacgtgcataggtttggaaatgcaaacaaaaacatagaacTCAAACCATGAGTATATATACGCTTTTTATTAATAATCAGTAGAAGTTAAAAAAAGTTAGTTTCGTGCGTTGGCCCTTGTATTACTCTATAACTTTTATGGATTATTAATAgaaagaaacatatatgcatatatacttgtatacgcattcatatatacagggcgcataaggtatttgaggacagttatatacttacacaaaaatGACTTAGAAATAGACAGTAATGCCTTTTTACTGAAAAAGGTTTTGAggaaaagaataaacattttgttttgtcattttattcaataaaatctccTTCAGCTTCAGTAATGGCTTCTGTGCGAGGTCTGAATCACCTACATGCTAGGATCAAGTGGTCTGTGTTCAtattggacattactctgactatggagGCTTTTAGAGATTCTTTAGTGTTATGGGGGTGCTCATTAACCTCTTTCTCAACTATGCTCCATACAtagtagtccaatggattgagatctggggagctaggaggccaaatgttgggAGTTATGTGGTCAGGAAAATTTTCTGCCATCCATTCCTGCATTGCTGTAGCCTTATGTGATGGTGatgagtcttgttgaaacacatAAGGTCTTCTGTTGTGTACATTATCGATTCATGGATTAACCACTGTATTCATAACATCTATGTAGGCAGCAGAGTTTACTCGAagaccttgtggaaagaagtgaggaggcatcacatgtctttCATTGTTAACAACCCCCAAAACCATGACAGttacaggaaattttgtatggaTTACTCTTGGAATTTCCGAAGGATCTGTACatagccatctgtcatttcttctgtttacTTTCTGATCTTGACCGAAGTTTTTCTCTTCTGAGAAGAACCAAATGACATCTTTCTCTGGTTAAGCGATTTTCCTTCACTGTTTCTGACATGAAATGACCTTTACTCATTGCATAAGATTTGTACCTCATGTCTTTGTGAACAACATTTCGGATTGTTCCTTCTGACAGATGGTGTTCTTTTACAATCAACCTCATGGATCTTCTGGGATTGTCATCAATGATCTGCTTTACCTGTTGTATAAATTCTGGTGTTCTAATAGTATCAGTGTGTCTACAATGTTTCTTACGTTTTGTTTGATACTGGCGATACATTTCCGCTTTTAGACTCTAACCCATTGCGAATTTTGTAGACGAAGGATTTAGCGACTTTTAAAATCGtactatttctaaattgctatgttcAGCCATTATAGCCACGATGGCTGCGTGCCTCTTCAGTTTTTGAGTAACTATAGGGTCTGCCATTGATAattctgaaatatagaaaattatttagtTGATAAATATGCTGCTATAGTAAAATTAacatatgtcctcaaataccttacgcaccctgtatatatatatatatgggagaatatacgaaaaaacaacaacacacgaGGANNNNNNNNNNNNNNNNNNNNNNNNNNNNNNNNNNNNNNNNNNNNNNNNNNNNNNNNNNNNNNNNNNNNNNNNNNNNNNNNNNNNNNNNNNNNNNNNNNNNatatatatatatatacacacattgtacacTTGTCTACTTATTTAAGTTCTCATCGAccaatttagtttatttttaaattttattataatctCGACTTTTAAATATCCAATTTTGCAAACCTATTATTCTATTCaactattaattaattatttgtaaatctcatggatctattccatctcaatcacagatttttttcattaatctttTTAACTAAATACTTTGAAACTTCAAATAccggtagaatttctcacgtagaacacggtttactctgaacgtttttgacaaaatttcgtattttagaaattatttcgtgttaaagttgtcatatttgggtaattttaaccaatcaatgacttGTATTTAGCTGAAGAAATGCACTGCTGTTTGCGGAAGAGCAACAATCTCCGGCTCATCTCTATTAAATGCATTTGGATATTTTTACTTACTGCCTGTGATTATTTTCACaactctgttctattttatttttgtttacctgCCTGCGTTAATTTCGGGATTATTTTCACCAACTTCTGTTTACTTGCATGCGTTAATTTGTATGTGTTACACCTGCCTGGTTATTTTTTATATGCACCTCTGCCCGAACTGTGTATGCACTGCAATGAAATGTAACAGTGCATTTCAAAGTTTAATATTCCGcattaaaattgatttaatcTTTATCCGTTTGtactgtttttccttttgtttaggTTCGGGTTAGAGCTATGGTTTAGAATTAGGGTTAGATAATATGCTAAAGTGTAAATGGCCACATATACTGTATGCTAAAGTGGCCCTAAAGATTAATTGAAGCAGATTACCAATCAGAAATTAAGTCATGAAAGGGTTAGCAGTGTCagcacactttacttcacatttctATGTTCCTgagggcaataaaataaattacttgatCAGTAAGTCCTGGGTCAATATAGTTGACTAATTGTGTCCTTCTATAAAATTTCTTGCTTTGTGCCtttgttagaaattcttattagtactattatttagtgcgagcaagagaaaaaaatggtgtTCAGAGAATATCTGCAGGCTTTCCCAAACTGTTAATGTGAATGTAGATGATGTTTTTTTTCAACTTCTGTAAATTAATATCTGAAGAAAAAGTGATTCCTTGTAGAGGTTGCCATTCTAGAGAGAAATGattggataaaatatttaatataaggtTTGAGCTGTGAAAcatgttaaagatgatgatgtggGCTCAGTTTGATATAGTATACAGCTTATTAATTCACACGAATAGCAGAGGCCtctgtttattttagtttttttctgtttaatttaaACAATTTGGCGGGACGAAGGGGCTGTGTCCTTGGCTTTTGTATTCCTTCTGAGACGAAAGGCAAGAACTGTGCCTATAGTTTTTGCAGGCTACTCAATACTGGTAAGATTGACACAGTTGATCTTGAATAATATTATGTTGATGGCTTCAGATGAAAAAACATGAGCAACGAAGTAATTTCATAAGGCTGACAATCTGGTAAGAAAGGACTGAAAACAGGTTAATGCTTGGTTTGCATGTGAAATACAACCTGCGTGAGCTTCGAGCCCCTCGTCGCCAGATGCTGTGACGTGGTTTGTATCCAATATAGTAGTACCACCACTATTGGGATAATGGCCTACGATACACGGTACCAGTGGGATACAATAACAAGATAACAATGCAGCAGCAGTAAGAACGTAACAATCCAACAATCTCTCACGAATCAACaataaatattccaaatgaaCAAACCAACCGACACTTTCCAACTTCACTGTGAAATAACACAAACTTCTACGAACAATA from Octopus bimaculoides isolate UCB-OBI-ISO-001 chromosome 14, ASM119413v2, whole genome shotgun sequence encodes:
- the LOC106883611 gene encoding transcriptional repressor CTCF is translated as MSVRVPSINASSRYPVQQMAMATSYMCRYCAKQFISVRDMQLHVLQHSRGNAPLNCAICNKSYRTPSKLQRHVRVHSGERPYICNLCGRRFTRSDHLKQHMKVHSPNRQKNMCRLCNARFTSCHLLATHLRTHEIHQIHLCRCCGEGFPTSDELDRHKRLHDVKGNIRAARGRRGTRGSIHPMIADPRLDIVNPKSGISLHLEQETLNEKPNLHGSKWIGCARFCLSQIPPESSNNNSSSNNNNNDNLASNDNNNSKNNDNTEIEALKSIFGSKSLNNNDRDDHNSNDKPSRRVKMKLSPGHDQEQQIKVNDDSRSFEVEIIAEDLSKERRDSGKIENKKLDYSNRPKMEVSPLSHQPDPAMMTSLFKGSRNNRLHISEHFNMSLLPRVSCDDNYQPTVIGGNIPCPPFKRSSDSLKALIKRESQGIEPHNMTYTHNLLGAPSSLTRPFYMTSHFDPRLQFSPYTISTAYLDLMYHSNTSNKSNINITTKQQQLSDMSSGNRCEHCHIWFEDSAMFMLHNSLHSADDADPFTCKKCMKKMGNRLEFTAHLMWHLDPVIG